A stretch of Triticum aestivum cultivar Chinese Spring chromosome 1D, IWGSC CS RefSeq v2.1, whole genome shotgun sequence DNA encodes these proteins:
- the LOC123183234 gene encoding serine/threonine-protein kinase STY13 has product MKEAAGGGGDGAGGFVRADQIDLKSLDEQLDRHLARAWTMDKPKRGAGDGQERRQQPREDWEADPARLVVRGVIARGTFGTVHRGVYDGLDVAVKLLDWGEDGHRSEQEITAIRAAFSQEVSVWHKLDHPNVTKFIGAIMGAGDLNIQTEDGNIGMPSNVCCVIVEYLAGGALKTFLIKNRRRKLAFKVVVQIALDLARGLSYLHSKKIVHRDVKTENMLLDKTRTVKIADFGVARHEAANPSDMTGETGTLGYMAPEVLNGNAYNRKCDVYSYGICLWEVYCCDMPYADLSFSEVTSAVVCQNLRPEIPRCCPSAFANVMKRCWDANPDKRPEMAEVVTMLDAIDTSKGGGMIPVDQARGIGCLSCLRPRRGP; this is encoded by the exons ATGaaggaggcggctggcggcggcggggacggggcCGGGGGGTTCGTGCGGGCGGACCAGATCGACCTCAAGAGCCTCGACGAGCAGCTCGACCGTCATCTGGCCCGCGCATGGACCATGGACAAGCCCAAGCGCGGCGCCGGCGACGGCCAGGAGCGGCGGCAGCAGCCGCGGGAGGACTGGGAGGCCGACCCCGCCAGGCTCGTCGTCCGGGGCGTCATCGCGCGCGGCACCTTCGGCACCGTCCACCGCGGCGTCTACGACGGCCTCGACGTCGCAG TGAAACTGCTTGATTGGGGAGAGGATGGTCACAGGTCAGAGCAAGAAATAACAGCAATAAGAGCAGCCTTTTCACAAGAAGTCTCCGTCTGGCATAAGCTTGATCATCCAAATGTAACTAAG TTTATAGGGGCTATAATGGGTGCTGGGGATCTGAATATTCAGACAGAAGATGGAAACATTGGCATGCCAAGTAATGTGTGCTGTGTCATTGTGGAGTACCTTGCTGGAGGTGCACTGAAAACATTTCTGATAAAGAACAGGAGAAGGAAGTTGGCTTTTAAAGTTGTGGTCCAGATAGCTCTTGACCTTGCCAGGGG ATTAAGCTATCTTCACTCGAAGAAAATTGTGCACCGTGATGTGAAGACTGAAAACATGCTTCTTGACAAAACAAGGACTGTAAAAATCGCAGATTTTGGTGTTGCTCGCCATGAGGCTGCAAACCCCAGTGATATGACAGGCGAAACAGGCACCCTTGGCTACATGGCGCCTGAG GTTCTCAACGGCAACGCTTACAACAGGAAATGTGACGTCTACAGCTATGGGATCTGCTTATGGGAGGTCTACTGCTGCGACATGCCGTACGCGGACCTGAGCTTCTCGGAGGTCACGTCCGCTGTTGTTTGTCAG AACCTGAGGCCGGAGATCCCGCGGTGCTGCCCGAGCGCCTTTGCGAACGTGATGAAGCGGTGCTGGGACGCGAACCCCGACAAGCGGCCGGAGATGGCGGAGGTGGTGACGATGCTGGACGCGATCGACACGTCCAAGGGCGGGGGCATGATCCCCGTGGACCAGGCGAGGGGCATCGGGTGCCTCTCCTGCCTAAGGCCGCGCAGGGGCCCCTGA